GCCTGGAAGATGATCCGCTCGTACAGCTCGTCCTGGCCGACCTGGGTGTTCTCGGCCTCGGCGATCGCGTCCAGCAGCAGCTGGGTCTTGACCGACTTCTCGGCGGCTTCCTTGGTGTCCTTCTTGAACTCCTCGAGCGAGGAGCCCTCGGCCTCGAGGGCCTCGGCCAGCTTGGCCTCGTCGTGGTCGAAGCCGTGGACGGCGTCGTGCTCGACGGCGTCGACCTCGGCCTTGACGACACCCTCGGGCAGCGGGATCTCGACGGCCTCGAGCAGCGCCTCGAGCACCTTGTCGCGGATCTCGCCGGCCTGCTGCACCTTCTTGACGCGCTCGACGCGGGTCTTCAGGTCGTCCTTCAGCTCGTCGATGGTGTCGAATTCGCTTGCCAGCTGGGCGAATTCGTCATCGGCCTCGGGCAGCTCGCGCTCCTTGACCGACTGCACGGTCACGGTGATGACGGCGTCCTTGCCCGCGTGCTCGCCGGCGACCAGCTTGGAGGTGAAGTCCTTGGACTCGCCCTCCTTCAGGCCGACCAGGGCCTCGTCCAGGCCCTCGATGAGCTGGCCGGAGCCGACCTCGTGGGACAGGCCGGTGGTGGAGGCCTCCTCGACGGCCTCGCCGTCGACGGTGGCGGACAGGTCGATGGAGACGAAGTCGCCGTTCTCGATGGCGCGCTCGACCGCGGTCAGGGTGCCGAAGCGGGCCCGCAGCGACTGCAGCTGCTCGTCGATGTCGGCGTCGGTGATCTCGATCGGATCGACGGTGACCGCGAGGGTCGAGAACTCCGGCAGGGTGATCTCCGGGCGGATGTCGACCTCGGCGGTGAAGGCCAGCTCCGCGCCGTCCTCGATCTTGGTGATCTCGATCTCCGGCTGGCCGATGACCTTGGCCTGGGTCTCGATCACGGCCTCGCTGTAGCGCTTGGGCAGCACGTCGTTGACGACCTGCTCCAGCACCGCGCCACGGCCGACACGGGCCTCGAGAAGCTTGGCCGGGGCCTTGCCCGGACGGAAGCCGGGGATCCGGATCTGCTGTGCGAGAGCCTTGTAGGCGCGATCGAAGTCCGGCTTCAGCTCCTCGAAGGGCACCTCGACATTGATGCGGACCCGAGTCGGGCTCAGCTGCTCGACGGTGCTCTTCACGGACATGCTCCTTGTTCGTTGTACATGGTTGACGTCTAGGTTCCCCCCGAACGCATCCCGACCAGGTTAGTCGAACGCCATTCGACGCACGCAATCGGATGCGTAGGGGACGTGACGACTGATTTGTGGCCGACCGGGGTAACTCGTCGGGCACGGCCAAAACCGGGCCCGGTATCCACCGGCGGCCCGGTACGGGACAGGTGGGGCTGCCTCAGTCCCGGCAAAAGGCGCGGAGAGGCGGGTTAGCCCTTGACGGCGTCGGTGACGAAGACGAGGGTCTCGCCGGGGGTCATACCGCTGGGCGGGTGGTCGCCGTAACCCAGCGCCGGCGGGATGACCAGCAGGCGGCGGGTGCCCTGCTGGATGCCGAGCAGGCCCTGATCCCAGCCCTTGATGACCTCGCCCGCGCCCAGGGTGAGCGGCAGCGTCTGGCCGCGGTCGAAGGAGCTGTCCAGCTTCTTCTTGTTGGACCAGGTGATGAGGGTGTAGTTGGTCTGCAGCTTCTGGCCCGCCTGCGCGCCCGGGCCGGTGCCGGTCACCAGATCCTTGGTGAACAGGTCGGTCGGCGGCTGGCAGCCGTCGGGCAGGGTGATCTTGGGGGCCTCGCCGAAACCGCCGTCCACCTTGATGGAGCAGTCCTTGCCGTCGGCCTGCGGCAGCGCGACGGTGAAGCTCTGCGACGACTTGGCCGACGTCGAGGCGGCCGACGTGGGCGAGGTGTCGCTCTTGCTGTCGCTGCTGCCGCATCCGGCGACGAGCACCATGGCGGCCGCGACCGCTCCGATCGCACCGACCTTGCCTGCCAAGCGCATTCCCGCTCCTGTCCAGTCCGGATGGCCGCAGCCCTTGCGACGCCCCGGGCGAACCTACACGGCGGGATCGATCTTCGCCGGGGCGGGCGCGGCCGCGAGTGTCTCGACCGCGGCGGCCACGGCCGGGCGCAGTTCGTCGAGGCCGCGGTCGGGCCCGAGGATCATGCGCCGCAACTGCGGCATGGCCAGCGTCCAGCCGACCAGGCCGAGGGTAAAGAAGAGCAGGTTGCGTGGATCGCCCTCGGTCACGGCCGATTCGGCGGCGGTGACCTTGTCGAAGTAGTGCCGGGTGCGGTTCTCCTCGTCGGGTACCGGGTCGTCGCCGAGTTCCAGTGCCTCCCAGAGCAACAGGCGCAGCGCTTCCGGGTGGGCCCGGTGGTGGTCGAAGAGCCGGCCCGCGTAGTCACCGAGGTCGCCGCCGGGCGGCACGTCCCGCGCGAGCTCGCCCATGAGCTTTTCCAGGACCGCGGCGAAGAGCGCCTTCTTGTCCCCGAAGTAGTCGTAGATGGCGCGCTTGTTGGCCTGGGCGTTGGCCGCGATGCGATCGACCCGCGCCCCCGCGACGCCGTAGGCGGCGAATTCCGTTGCCGCTGCGGAAAGGATGCGTTCCCTGGTCGCGGCCGAGTCGTATGCCATGGCCGCAATTGTAACGAACCAGTTCGTTTGACAGCTCGCGGGCGAGTTCCTACCATCGGAAGCCATCCGAACCAACTAGTTCGATCGAAAGGGTGGCTCGATGTCCATCCCGCTCCGGAATCCCGAAACTCCCCTGGCTCGAGCACGGGCCCGACCCTTGCTGTTCCCGATGATGGCCGTCTGCAGTGGGGCGACCGTCGCGAATGTGTATCTGGCGCAACCACTGCTGGCGTTGTTCACGCACAGCCTCGGAGTCACCGCCTCGGCGGCCGGGGTGGTGGTGACCTGCGCCCAATTCGGTTACGCGGCCGGGATTCTCTTCCTGGTGCCGCTCGGGGATGTGCGGCGGCGACGGCCGCTGTTGTCGATCCTGCTGGCTATCACGGTGATCGGGCTGCTGCTGGCCGCGGCCGCGCCGAGCCTGGCCCTGCTTGCCGCGGCGACCGCGCTGGTCGGCGGGGCGACGGTGATTCCACAGGTGCTGGTGCCCTTGGCCGCCGAGCTCGCCGCGCCGGAGCGGCGGGCCTCGGTGGTGGCCGGAGTACAGATCGGGCTGATGACCGGGATCATCGGTTCGCGGGTGATCGGCGGTGCGGTCGGTGACGTGATCGGTTGGCGTGCCGTCTACCTGCTCGCCGCCGCGCTGACGGCGGCGACCGGGGCGGTGACGGTCGCGCTGCTGCCCCGGGAATCGGACCGCCGCGCCGCGGACGAACCGGCCCGGCCGCGCTACCCGCACCTGCTGGCTTCCCTGCCTCGCCTGCTGATTCGCGAACCGGCACTGCGACATTCGTGCGCCCTGCACGCGCTGCTGTTCGGCGCGTACACCGCGACCTGGACGTCGCTGGTCCTGATGCTGACCCGCGAGCCGTACGGCTACCGCAGCGCCGTGGCCGGATTGTTCGGCGCGCTCGGTCTGGCGGGGGCGGTGGCCGCGCCGTGGGCGGGCCGATTCATCGACCGGCGCGGGGCGATCCCGATCATCGCCGCGGCGCTGTCGCTCATGCTCGCGGCGGCCGGCGCCTACGCCCTGGGCGGTGCCCGGCTGCCTTTCCTGATCGTGGCGATCGTGCTGGCCAATATCGCGGTGCAGTGGAGCCAAATCGCCAATCAGGCAAGGATCTTCGGCTATCTGCCCGCGGCGCGCAGTCGCGCCAACACGGTGTACATGGTCGCGGTCTTCCTCAGCGGCGCGTGCTGTGCCGCGCTCGCCTCGGTGTGTTTCGGGGCGTGGGGCTGGCTCGGCGTCTGCGCCCTGCACGCCGTCCTGACCCTGCTCGGGCTCAGCGTCCTTCCCCTTGTCCGCCGCTACGACCTGCGGCATCTCACCCCCGCCAAGGAGCAATCATGACCATGCCCGCCATGCCCGCCGCCGTGCTCGAATTCTTCACCGCCTCCCAGCGCGGCGACGCCGAGGCCTGGGCCGCGACCTTCGCCGAGAACGGCGTCTTCCACGACCCGGTGGGCACGCCGCCGATCCTGGGGCGCAACGCGATTCACGATTTCATCGCCGGTGTACTTCCGAATTTCGAGCCGTTCCTGGGACTCACGCCACATCAGGCGCACACCGTGGGCGCGTCGGTCGCGGTCTCGTGGAGCGGGGCGGCGGTATCGCTGTCGGGGCGCCCGGTGAACTGGTCCGGCATCAATGTCTACGAGCTGGATGCCGACGGGCTGATCGCCGAGGCGAAGGCGTACTTCAATCGCGAGATCTTCCAGGCCCAGCTGAAGGGCTGAGCACTCGTGATCAGACGGAAATGTGTTTGCGACCCCTCTCGGCATACGGGAGCATCTCAGGATGCTGGTGACGATTTCTTGTACGCGACCCGACGGTGCCGACTGGCCGGCCACCGACCTGGGCTTTCTGCTGCACAAGAATCCCTCGCGCAGACAGGCTTTCGAGCAGTCGTACGGTGTCGCGCACGTCTTCTATCCGGAGGCGAGCGCGGACCGGTGCACCGCGGCGATGCTGCTGGAGATCGATCCGGTGCGGCTGGTGCGCGGGAAATCCAAGGGCACGCCGGAATTCAGTCTCGGCCAGTATGTGAACGACCGGCCGTACGCGGCGTCTTCGCTTGTGTCCGTGGCTATTTCGACGGTGTTCGGCACGGCCCTGCACGGGCGCTGCAAGCAGCGCCCGGAACTGGCCGAAACGGCACTGCCGTTGCGCATCGAGCTGCCGGCCGTGCCGTGCAAGGGTGGCGCGGAATACGCCGAGCGGGTGTTCGCCCCGCTGGGCTGGACGGTCGCGGCCACTGCCCTGCCGCTGGACCCGGCCTTCCCGGAGTGGGGTGATTCCCACTATCTGCGTCTCGAACTCACCGGGACGCAGCGTCTCCGCGACGCCCTGTCGCACCTGTACGTCCTGCTGCCCGTCCTCGACGGCAGCAAGCACTACTTCCTCGATGCCGCCGAGATCGACAAGCTGCTCCGCGTCGGCGAGGGCTGGCTCGCCGGTCACCCCGAGCGAGAATGGATCACCCGTCGCTATCTGACGCGGCGCCACACCCTGATTCGCACCGCCCTGGCCCGCCTGGCCGAATTGGACGACGCGGAACCGGAGGAACTGGACGCGGTCGAGGTGGACCTGGACGAGCCCGCCGCGCCGGCCGAACCCGCCGAGCGCGGTCCGTCGCTGGCGGTGCTGCGGCGACAGGCCGTGCATCGGGCGCTGCTCGAGGTCGGGGCGAGCCGGGTGCTGGATCTGGGCTGCGGGCAGGCGGCGCTGCTGCTGGAGCTGGCGCCGGATCGGGCGTTCGCCGAGATCGTCGGCGTCGATGTGTCCATGCGGGAGTTGAAGATCGCGGCGCGGCGGCTGCGGCGGGTGCCGGAGTGGCAGTCGCGGCGCGTCACGCTGCGGCAGGGAGCGCTCACCTATACCGACGCCTCCCTGCGGGGATACGACGCGGCGGTGCTCATGGAGGTGATCGAGCACGTGGACCCGCCACGGCTGAAAGCGTTGGAGCACGCGGTGTTCGGGGCGGCCGCACCCGGCGCGGTGGTGGTTACCACCCCGAACATCGAATACAACGTGCACTACGAGGAGCTGGCGGCGGGCACGCTGCGGCACACGGATCACCGGTTCGAATGGAATCGGGCGGAATTCGCGGACTGGGCGCATCGGGTCGCCGAAACCTACGGGTACACCGTGCGATTCGTCCCGGTCGGGCCCGAGGACCCGGAATTGGGGGCCTCCACACAGATGGCTGTGTTCACACGACAGGCCAACGACGACAGCGACGAGAAAGGAGCCGCGTAATGGCCGAGCTGTCCATCCCGGTGCTGTCGCTGGTAGTGTTGATCGGCAGCAGCGGCTCGGGGAAATCGACCTTCGCGCACAAGCACTTTCGCTCCACGGCGATCCTGTCCTCGGACGCCTACCGGGGCCTGGTGAGCGATGACGAGGCCGATCAGTCGGCCACCGACGAGGCGTTCGCGCTGCTGCATCACGTGGCGGGCGTGCGGCTGCGGCGCGGGCTGCGCACCGTCGTCGACGCCACCAATGTGCAGCCGAAGGCCCGGCAGGCGCTGGTGGAGCTGGCGCGCGCCCACGACGTGCTGCCGGTGGCGATCGTCCTGGACGTCCCCGAGACGGAGTGCGTGCGCCGCAACGCCTTGCGCGTGGACCGCGCCGATCTCGGCCCGCACGTGGTGGGCCGCCACCAGCGCGATCTGCGGCGCTCGCTGAGGTTCCTGGAGCGCGAGGGCTTCCGCAAGGTGCACGTACTGCGCGGCATCGAGGAGATCGACGCCGCGACCATCCGCGACGAGCGGCTGTGGAACGACAAGAGCGAGCTGACCGGCCCGTTCGACGTGATCGGCGACGTGCACGGCTGCCGTAGCGAACTGGAGACGCTGCTGGGTGAACTCGGCTACGCCATCGCCCGCGACGAGCACGACCGCGCGGTCGACGCCCGCCACCCCGAGGGCCGCACCGCGGTGTTCGTCGGCGATCTGGTCGATCGCGGCCCCGACACCCCGGGTGTGCTGCGGCTGGTCATGGGCATGGTGGGATCCGGAAACGCCTTGTGCGTCACCGGAAACCACGAGTTCAAGCTGGTGCGCGCACTCGACGGCCGCAAGGTGAAGGTGGCGCACGGGCTGGCCGAATCGCTGGCCCAGTTCGAGGCCGAGGACGCCGAATTCCGCAAGACG
This sequence is a window from Nocardia yunnanensis. Protein-coding genes within it:
- a CDS encoding 3' terminal RNA ribose 2'-O-methyltransferase Hen1 — its product is MLVTISCTRPDGADWPATDLGFLLHKNPSRRQAFEQSYGVAHVFYPEASADRCTAAMLLEIDPVRLVRGKSKGTPEFSLGQYVNDRPYAASSLVSVAISTVFGTALHGRCKQRPELAETALPLRIELPAVPCKGGAEYAERVFAPLGWTVAATALPLDPAFPEWGDSHYLRLELTGTQRLRDALSHLYVLLPVLDGSKHYFLDAAEIDKLLRVGEGWLAGHPEREWITRRYLTRRHTLIRTALARLAELDDAEPEELDAVEVDLDEPAAPAEPAERGPSLAVLRRQAVHRALLEVGASRVLDLGCGQAALLLELAPDRAFAEIVGVDVSMRELKIAARRLRRVPEWQSRRVTLRQGALTYTDASLRGYDAAVLMEVIEHVDPPRLKALEHAVFGAAAPGAVVVTTPNIEYNVHYEELAAGTLRHTDHRFEWNRAEFADWAHRVAETYGYTVRFVPVGPEDPELGASTQMAVFTRQANDDSDEKGAA
- a CDS encoding TetR/AcrR family transcriptional regulator, with protein sequence MAYDSAATRERILSAAATEFAAYGVAGARVDRIAANAQANKRAIYDYFGDKKALFAAVLEKLMGELARDVPPGGDLGDYAGRLFDHHRAHPEALRLLLWEALELGDDPVPDEENRTRHYFDKVTAAESAVTEGDPRNLLFFTLGLVGWTLAMPQLRRMILGPDRGLDELRPAVAAAVETLAAAPAPAKIDPAV
- a CDS encoding FKBP-type peptidyl-prolyl cis-trans isomerase is translated as MRLAGKVGAIGAVAAAMVLVAGCGSSDSKSDTSPTSAASTSAKSSQSFTVALPQADGKDCSIKVDGGFGEAPKITLPDGCQPPTDLFTKDLVTGTGPGAQAGQKLQTNYTLITWSNKKKLDSSFDRGQTLPLTLGAGEVIKGWDQGLLGIQQGTRRLLVIPPALGYGDHPPSGMTPGETLVFVTDAVKG
- the tig gene encoding trigger factor encodes the protein MKSTVEQLSPTRVRINVEVPFEELKPDFDRAYKALAQQIRIPGFRPGKAPAKLLEARVGRGAVLEQVVNDVLPKRYSEAVIETQAKVIGQPEIEITKIEDGAELAFTAEVDIRPEITLPEFSTLAVTVDPIEITDADIDEQLQSLRARFGTLTAVERAIENGDFVSIDLSATVDGEAVEEASTTGLSHEVGSGQLIEGLDEALVGLKEGESKDFTSKLVAGEHAGKDAVITVTVQSVKERELPEADDEFAQLASEFDTIDELKDDLKTRVERVKKVQQAGEIRDKVLEALLEAVEIPLPEGVVKAEVDAVEHDAVHGFDHDEAKLAEALEAEGSSLEEFKKDTKEAAEKSVKTQLLLDAIAEAENTQVGQDELYERIIFQAQRYGMSPDQFIQQIQQAGQLGAVFADVRRGKALAGVVVQAAVTDTAGNTVDTAEMFGNPAEEAEEVSAEELATVADATEAAEAEAK
- a CDS encoding MFS transporter, which produces MSIPLRNPETPLARARARPLLFPMMAVCSGATVANVYLAQPLLALFTHSLGVTASAAGVVVTCAQFGYAAGILFLVPLGDVRRRRPLLSILLAITVIGLLLAAAAPSLALLAAATALVGGATVIPQVLVPLAAELAAPERRASVVAGVQIGLMTGIIGSRVIGGAVGDVIGWRAVYLLAAALTAATGAVTVALLPRESDRRAADEPARPRYPHLLASLPRLLIREPALRHSCALHALLFGAYTATWTSLVLMLTREPYGYRSAVAGLFGALGLAGAVAAPWAGRFIDRRGAIPIIAAALSLMLAAAGAYALGGARLPFLIVAIVLANIAVQWSQIANQARIFGYLPAARSRANTVYMVAVFLSGACCAALASVCFGAWGWLGVCALHAVLTLLGLSVLPLVRRYDLRHLTPAKEQS
- a CDS encoding nuclear transport factor 2 family protein; this encodes MTMPAMPAAVLEFFTASQRGDAEAWAATFAENGVFHDPVGTPPILGRNAIHDFIAGVLPNFEPFLGLTPHQAHTVGASVAVSWSGAAVSLSGRPVNWSGINVYELDADGLIAEAKAYFNREIFQAQLKG